The Hemibagrus wyckioides isolate EC202008001 linkage group LG15, SWU_Hwy_1.0, whole genome shotgun sequence genome window below encodes:
- the LOC131365655 gene encoding protein-L-isoaspartate O-methyltransferase domain-containing protein 2, with protein sequence MGGAVSAGEDNDELIDNLKEAHYIRSDLVERAFRAIDRADYYLEEYRDSAYKDLAWRHGNLHLSAPCIYSEVMEALELHPGLSFLNLGSGTGYLSTMVGLILGPFGVNHGVELHADVVEYAYQKLDYFIKTSDSFDRFEFCEPSFVVGNCLEIPPESRQYDRVYCGAGVQKEYENYMKNLLKVGGILVLPLEEKLTKITRTGQNSWETKKIIAVTFAPLVQPKQSINGRCKSVPLPIFEVRTLQDLARISIRHTLRQPMELTESRSKRRVSFPGARAMHRYGPRFERRRFCRRFYRQCISSTILHESMMPMATDDCSYPGGVEEEEEEEAEEERNCNQTGGDLQEEEEEEEEEESAPGEEEEKVKPAEAPVNILRQRILGLPLPEPLKMYLLYYREK encoded by the exons ATGGGTGGTGCTGTGAGTGCTGGGGAGGACAATGATGAACTGATTGACAACCTGAAGGAAGCACACTACATTCGTTCAGATTTGGTGGAGAGGGCTTTCCGAGCCATAGATCGTGCTGATTACTATTTGGAGGAGTACAGGGACAGTGCCTACAAAGACCTGGCCTGGAGGCATGGCAACCTCCACCTGTCTGCTCCCTGCATCTATTCAGAAGTGATGGAAGCGCTGGAGCTGCATCCTGGCCTTTCATTTCTCAACCTAGGCAGTGGAACAGGCTACCTCAGCACCATGGTGGGCCTCATACTGG GTCCATTCGGTGTGAATCACGGTGTTGAGCTGCATGCAGATGTAGTGGAGTATGCCTACCAGAAACTCGACTACTTCATCAAAACCAGCGACAGCTTTGACAG atttgagtTCTGTGAGCCGTCATTCGTGGTGGGGAACTGTCTGGAGATTCCTCCAGAGAGCCGCCAGTATGACAGAGTGTACTGTGGGGCTGGAGTGCAGAAAGAATACGAGAACTACATGAAGAACCTGCTGAAGGTTGGAGGAATTTTAGTGCTGCCTCTGGAGGAGAAG TTGACCAAGATCACACGCACGGGTCAGAACTCCTGGGAGACGAAGAAAATCATAGCTGTCACTTTTGCTCCTCTGGTGCAGCCCAAACAAAGCATTAATGGGAGATGCAAGAGTGTGCCACTGC CCATCTTTGAGGTGCGCACACTGCAGGATTTGGCACGCATCTCCATCCGCCACACGCTGCGCCAGCCTATGGAGCTGACGGAGAGCCGTTCCAAAAGGCGAGTGTCGTTCCCTGGAGCTCGCGCCATGCACCGCTACGGGCCTCGCTTTGAACGCCGCCGTTTCTGTCGCCGCTTCTACCGCCAGTGCATCAGCTCCACCATCCTTCATGAGTCCATGATGCCGATGGCCACAGATGACTGCAGCTACCCAGGAGGagtggaagaagaggaagaggaggaagctgAGGAGGAGAGGAACTGCAACCAAACAGGGGGGGACCtgcaggaagaggaggaggaggaggaagaggaggagagtgcACCTGGTGAAGAAGAGGAGAAGGTCAAGCCAGCCGAGGCACCAGTCAATATTCTGAGGCAGAGGATCCTGGGACTGCCCTTGCCTGAGCCGCTCAAGATGTATCTCTTATATTATCGTGAGAAATGA
- the kif3b gene encoding kinesin-like protein KIF3B, whose protein sequence is MPASPARCVGAVMSRSKSSESVKVVVRCRPMNDKERVANFERVVSVDVKLGQIIVRNPRSGFTHEHPKVFTFDSVYDWNSKQVDLYDETFRPLVDSVLFGFNGTIFAYGQTGTGKTFTMEGVRSDPEKRGVIPNSFEHIFTHISRSQNQQYLVRASYLEIYQEEIRDLLAKDQSRRLELKERPDTGVYVRDLLSFVTKSVGEIEHVMNVGNQNRSVGATNMNEHSSRSHAIFVITVECSELGPDGENHIRVGKLNLVDLAGSERQTKTGAQGERLKEATKINLSLSALGNVISALVDGKSTHIPYRDSKLTRLLQDSLGGNARTVMVANIGPASYNVEETLTTLRYSNRAKNIKNKPRINEDPKDALLREFQEEIARLKKQLEKRSGKKKKKRRKRRLGEGGDELDDDAKDEDDDDDDEEEEDEGPDGDKNIEDYWREQQENLEKEKKAIMEDHSLVADEKQRLLLEKEKKMDDLRREKEASEMLAAKVKAMESKLLVGGKNIVDHTNEQQRILELKRQEIAEQKRREREMQQEVECRDEETLELKETYSSLQQEVDIKTKKLKKLFAKLQAVKAEIHDVQEEHIKERQELEQTQNELTRELKLKHLIIENFIPLEEKNKIVSRAIFDEEDDIWKMKPITRVQDDQQMMKRPVSAVGYRRPLSQHARMAVMMRPEPRYRAENILMLELDLPTRTTKEYEEPMIAPKVAAALEDALREEDDIQVDASALGQVGFNKKPKTSRPKTGKKLSTPMSAQSPSSSGSPLYPQSRGLVPK, encoded by the exons ATGCCAGCATCACCAGCAAGGTGTGTAGGCGCAGTTATGTCCAGAAGCAAGAGCTCGGAGTCCGTGAAGGTCGTGGTGCGGTGTCGCCCCATGAACGACAAAGAGCGGGTTGCAAACTTTGAGAGGGTGGTGTCTGTAGATGTGAAGCTAGGCCAGATTATAGTGCGTAATCCGAGAAGCGGGTTCACTCATGAACACCCTAAAGTTTTTACTTTTGACTCAGTCTATGACTGGAACTCAAAGCAGGTTGACCTCTATGATGAGACTTTCAGGCCATTGGTGGATTCAGTATTGTTCGGGTTCAATGGCACCATCTTCGCTTATGGACAGACGGGTACAGGGAAGACGTTTACAATGGAAGGGGTACGCAGTGACCCAGAGAAAAGAGGGGTCATTCCCAACTCCTTCGAGCACATTTTCACACATATCTCCCGATCACAGAACCAACAGTATCTGGTCAGGGCATCATACCTGGAGATTTACCAGGAGGAGATCAGGGACCTGTTAGCCAAGGACCAGTCACGTCGCCTGGAGCTGAAAGAGAGACCTGACACAGGTGTTTATGTCCGAGACCTTTTATCATTTGTCACTAAAAGCGTCGGGGAGATTGAGCATGTTATGAATGTAGGGAACCAGAACCGTTCGGTTGGTGCAACTAACATGAATGAGCATAGTTCCCGTTCTCATGCCATATTTGTCATCACTGTTGAGTGTAGCGAGTTGGGTCCAGATGGGGAGAACCACATCCGTGTTGGGAAACTCAATTTGGTCGACCTGGCAGGAAGTGAAAGGCAGACAAAAACAGGTGCACAAGGGGAAAGACTAAAGGAGGCCACCAAAATCAACCTCTCCCTGTCTGCTTTGGGTAATGTCATTTCCGCGTTAGTGGATGGCAAAAGCACCCACATTCCATACCGAGATTCCAAGCTCACACGCCTGCTCCAGGACTCGCTGGGAGGTAACGCCCGAACTGTCATGGTGGCTAACATCGGGCCGGCCTCATACAATGTAGAGGAGACCCTCACAACGTTACGCTACTCAAACCGTGCCAAAAACATCAAGAACAAGCCCCGCATCAACGAAGACCCCAAGGACGCCCTTCTACGGGAGTTTCAGGAGGAAATTGCTCGTCTGAAGAAGCAGTTGGAGAAACGATcagggaaaaagaagaagaaaaggcgGAAAAGGAGACTTGGAGAGGGCGGAGATGAACTGGATGACGACGCGAAAgacgaagatgatgatgatgacgatgaggaggaggaggacgaagGTCCGGATGGGGATAAGAACATAGAGGATTATTGGCGGGAGCAGCAGGAGAACctagaaaaggagaagaaagccATTATGGAGGACCATAGTCTCGTGGCAGACGAGAAACAGCGACTGCTgttggagaaggagaagaagatggATGATCTCCGTCGGGAAAAGGAGGCATCTGAGATGCTTGCAGCTAAAGTCAAG GCTATGGAAAGCAAGCTGTTGGTTGGAGGGAAGAACATTGTTGACCACACTAATGAGCAGCAGAGAATTCTGGAGCTGAAAAGGCAGGAAATTGCTGAACAG AAAAGGCGTGAACGGGAGATGCAGCAAGAGGTGGAGTGTCGTGATGAAGAGACCCTTGAGCTGAAGGAGACGTACAGCTCACTGCAACAGGAAGTTGATATAAAGACCAAGAAACTGAAAAAG CTCTTTGCCAAGCTACAAGCAGTGAAGGCAGAGATCCATGATGTCCAGGAGGAACATATTAAAGAGAGACAAGAGCTGGAGCAGACACAGAACGAATTAACCAGAGAACTCAAACTAAA GCATTTGATCATCGAGAACTTCATTCCGTTGGAGGAGAAGAATAAGATCGTTTCGCGGGCCATTTTTGATGAAGAGGATGACATCTGGAAAATGAAACCCATTACCCGTGTTCAAGA TGATCAGCAGATGATGAAAAGACCAGTGTCTGCAGTGGGATACAGGAGGCCGCTGAGTCAACATGCGCGTATGGCTGTGATGATGCGCCCTGAACCCAGATATAGG GCTGAGAATATCCTGATGCTGGAACTTGACTTGCCCACACGCACCACTAAAGAGTACGAGGAACCCATGATTGCGCCAAAGGTGGCGGCAGCTTTAGAAGACGCACTGAGAGAGGAGGATGACATCCAAGTGGATGCTTCAGCCCTGGGCCAAGTTGGGTTTAACAAGAAACCAAAAACAAG CCGTCCCAAAACAGGCAAGAAGCTGAGCACCCCCATGTCAGCCCAGAGCCCCTCCAGCTCAGGATCCCCACTCTATCCCCAGTCTCGTGGCCTTGTGCCCAAATAA